A window of Hippoglossus stenolepis isolate QCI-W04-F060 chromosome 16, HSTE1.2, whole genome shotgun sequence contains these coding sequences:
- the LOC118123769 gene encoding integrin alpha-3 isoform X1: MALGDYAFLAVYISVCVTFNLDTSFPLLKTGGDGSLFGLSVALHQDLKTDTYLLLVGAPREKAEPDVLANRTGGVYSCPISMDQSDCSRMKLIHPDVNPSEDLIEDMWLGVSVASQVRPGGRVLACGHRFVKLYGPLEVRQMIGRCYLLGNDLQFNESDMNWQKLDQPCSHLGDVRAEVMCNAGISASITQTEVIVGSPGSYEWQGNVHVSWMNPVDVFDSKQSFFPNMKLRNIYIGYSVAQARCLLSEDDVTIVTGAPKDSKDDARGSVLLVVKQNNELVVQQTLRGEQTGSYFGNAVATTDLNNDGWNDLLVGAPFYFHREQEAGGAVYVYMNSGGGFDSGPSVVLRGPAQSAFGMTVAAAGDLNQDGFQDFAVGAPFSETGSVMIWTGSSEGVSTEPSQVIRGSSVAPRFRTFGFSLSAGVDVDGNKYPDLVVGSLDDTVALLRTRPVIHLNKTLRISPDIVDPDICDFCIEVEVCFSYIFSTGEKNDRDNITVHFAVAADVTSLKPRLRFHENRQSTYSGYLTMPKTRCDSLRVGLLSPIRDKLQPLVFSLNVSLYEKPPKKRSVFQDLKLLPVLSHTPQPIRTQIHIQKACGSDNRCHSNLQMTAQFTDENQKPLSMKKNKQVLNYNSGINRLFLEVNVSNTPSQGRQAEDAHNAILNISIPPSLIYSGIRTKAVKADVTAAECSVHHTVLQCELGNPFKSNHKVQLFIIFQTSDISLETREIQTLLQLSTLSEQHLSPVSVSMLVEYSLQTSLTLISSPGPASFSGHVIGESATKKTEDVGSLLLFTFQVHVNGKPLGHQGNLEVEFNWPSVLSNGKWLLYLTEIRVHGTSEPRCNPPDDIINPLNLVLPMEKRKGRGLEEEMRGRGLEEEAEEKRGRGQEEEKKKSDKSPPILHLHQQKRKSYTLDCVHGAKCVTFVCPLINMKNSATLSVRARIWNSTMIEDYSDARSVLVRGRATLKLRTNKHTINIGSQSTEIEVHIYPDLGQQVDSSAPLLIIGVSMVAGVLLLALICLVLWKCGFFRRASTRELYEAKSQTAHVKRLESEHERLSKEL, from the exons ATGGCGTTGGGTGATTATGCGTTTCTGGCTGtttatatcagtgtgtgtgtgacgtttAACCTCGACACGTCGTTCCCACTGCTGAAGACGGGCGGAGATGGGAGTCTGTTTGGTCTGTCTGTCGCCCTGCACCAAGACCTGAAGACAGACACCTACCT GCTATTGGTTGGAGCTCCTAGGGAGAAGGCGGAGCCTGATGTTCTAGCTAATCGGACAGGAGGAGTATACAGCTGCCCGATCTCCATGGACCAATCAGACTGCAGCAGGATGAAGCTCATACATCCTG ATGTGAACCCATCTGAGGACCTGATTGAAGACATGTGGCTCGGTGTCTCAGTAGCCAGTCAGGTCCGACCTGGCGGGAGGGTCCTG GCATGTGGTCATCGCTTTGTTAAACTCTATGGACCATTAGAAGTCAGGCAGATGATTGGCCGATGTTATCTCCTTGGAAACGACCTGCAGTTCAACGAGAGTGACATGAACTGGCAGAAGCTCGACCAGCCCTGCAG tcaccTTGGTGATGTCAGAGCTGAGGTCATGTGTAATGCTGGGATTTCAGCTTCCATCACTCAGACCGAGGTCATTGTAGGGTCACCTGGAAGCTACGAATGGCAAG gtaacGTACACGTGTCCTGGATGAATCCCGTCGACGTCTTTGATTCTAAACAAAGTTTCTTCCCGAACATGAAGCTCAGGAACATTTATAtcg gatACTCGGTTGCTCAGGCTCGTTGTCTTCTCTCTGAAGATGATGTTACCATAGTAACAG GAGCTCCTAAGGACAGTAAAGACGACGCTCGTGGCTCAGTGCTGTTGGTGGTGAAACAGAACAATGAACTGGTCGTTCAGCAGACGCTCCGCGGTGAACAGACGGGCTCTTACTTTGGTAACGCCGTGGCAACAACCGACCTCAACAACGACGG GTGGAATGACCTGCTGGTGGGCGCTCCTTTTTACTTCCATCGCGAGCAGGAGGCGGGCGGGGCAGTTTATGTCTACATGAACTCAGGAGGAGGGTTTGACTCTGGACCCAGTGTGGTGCTGAGAGGACCGGCCCAATCTGCGTTCGGTATGACTGTCGCTGCTGCAGGAGACTTGAACCAAGATGGCTTCCAGG ATTTTGCCGTTGGAGCTCCGTTctctgaaacaggaagtgtgatgATCTGGACCGGGAGTAGTGAGGGGGTTTCTACAGAACCGAgccag GTGATCAGGGGAAGCAGTGTCGCGCCTCGGTTCAGGACGTTCGggttctctctgtctgcaggtgtAGATGTTGATGGGAACAAATATCCAGACCTGGTGGTTGGTTCTCTGGACGACACTGTCGCTCTGCTCAG AACTCGTCCCGTCATCCACCTCAATAAAACGCTCAGAATTTCTCCGGACATCGTCGACCCCGACATCTGCGACTTCTG cattgAGGTTGAGGTGTGTTTCTCCTACATCTTCAGCACTGGAGAGAAGAATGACAGAGACAACATCA CCGTCCACTTCGCTGTGGCTGCTGATGTCACCAGCCTGAAGCCTCGCCTCCGTTTCCACGAGAACAGGCAGAGCACGTACTCTGGTTACCTGACAATGCCGAAGACGCGATGTGATTCCCTGAGAGTCGGGCTGCTG AGTCCGATTCGAGACAAACTACAACCTCTGGTCTTCTCACTGAACGTATCTTTGTACGAGAAGCCTCCCAAGAAAAGAAGTGTCTTTCAGGATCTGAAGCTCCTCCCAGTGCTGAGCCACACCCCACAACCCATCCGAACCCAG ATACATATCCAGAAGGCCTGTGGTTCTGATAACCGTTGCCATAGTAACTTGCAGATGACGGCCCAGTTCACAGACGAGAACCAGAAACCCCTCAGCAT gaagaagaacaaacaaGTGTTGAACTACAACTCCGGCATTAACAGATTGTTTTTGGAGGTTAATGTCAGCAACACACCGTCACAGGGCCGACAAGCAGAGGACGCTCACAACGCCATTTTGAACATCAGCATCCCACCATCACTCATATACTCCGGAATTCGAACAAAGGCAGTGAAG GCTGACGTCACAGCAGCGGAATGTTCTGTCCATCACACGGTTCTTCAGTGTGAGCTGGGGAACCCGTTCAAGAGCAACCACAAG GTTCAGTTGTTCATCATATTTCAAACGTCTGACATCAGTTTGGAAACAAGAGAAATTCAGactctcctgcagctgtcaac TCTCAGTGAACAAcatctgtctcctgtctctgtctccatgttGGTGGAATATTCGCTGCAGACGTCCCTCACACT AATCAGTTCACCAGGCCCCGCCTCCTTCAGTGGTCATGTGATCGGTGAATCGGCCACAAAGAAGACAGAGGACGTCGGCAGTTTGCTGCTCTTCACCTTCCAG GTGCACGTCAACGGGAAGCCACTGGGTCACCAAGGCAACCTGGAGGTGGAGTTTAATTGGCCGAGTGTGCTGTCCAATGGGAAGTGGCTGTTGTACCTCACAGAGATCCGAGTGCACGGCACATCAGAGCCTCGCTGCAATCCGCccgatgacatcatcaaccCTCTCAACCTTGtg ctgccaatggagaagaggaaggggaggggtctggaggaggagatgagggggCGGGGTCtggaggaagaggcggaggagaagagggggaggggtcaggaggaagagaagaaaaagagtgaTAAATCTCCACCCATCCTCCACCTGCATCAACAGAAGAGAAAGTCATACACACTG GACTGTGTTCATGGAGCCAAATGTGTGACGTTTGTTTGTCCGTTAATCAACATGAAAAACTCAGCAACCCTGAGCGTGAGAGCCAGAATCTGGAACTCAACCATGATCGAG gattACAGCGATGCCAGGAGTGTGTTGGTTCGAGGCCGGGCGACCCTGAAGCTGCGGACTAACAAACACACCATCAACATAGGGTCTCAAAGCACTGAG attGAGGTCCACATTTACCCAGACCTGGGGCAACAGGTGGACTCCAGCGCCCCCTTGTTGATCATTGGGGTGTCCATGGTGGCTGGAGTATTACTGCTGGCTCTGATCTGCCTGGTGCTCTGGAAG TGTGGGTTCTTCAGGAGAGCCAGCACCAGAGAGCTGTACGAGGCAAAGTCGCAGACGGCTCACGTGAAGAGGCTGGAGTCTGAGCACGAGAGGCTGAGCAAGGAGCTCTGA
- the LOC118123769 gene encoding integrin alpha-3 isoform X2, translated as MNPVDVFDSKQSFFPNMKLRNIYIGYSVAQARCLLSEDDVTIVTGAPKDSKDDARGSVLLVVKQNNELVVQQTLRGEQTGSYFGNAVATTDLNNDGWNDLLVGAPFYFHREQEAGGAVYVYMNSGGGFDSGPSVVLRGPAQSAFGMTVAAAGDLNQDGFQDFAVGAPFSETGSVMIWTGSSEGVSTEPSQVIRGSSVAPRFRTFGFSLSAGVDVDGNKYPDLVVGSLDDTVALLRTRPVIHLNKTLRISPDIVDPDICDFCIEVEVCFSYIFSTGEKNDRDNITVHFAVAADVTSLKPRLRFHENRQSTYSGYLTMPKTRCDSLRVGLLSPIRDKLQPLVFSLNVSLYEKPPKKRSVFQDLKLLPVLSHTPQPIRTQIHIQKACGSDNRCHSNLQMTAQFTDENQKPLSMKKNKQVLNYNSGINRLFLEVNVSNTPSQGRQAEDAHNAILNISIPPSLIYSGIRTKAVKADVTAAECSVHHTVLQCELGNPFKSNHKVQLFIIFQTSDISLETREIQTLLQLSTLSEQHLSPVSVSMLVEYSLQTSLTLISSPGPASFSGHVIGESATKKTEDVGSLLLFTFQVHVNGKPLGHQGNLEVEFNWPSVLSNGKWLLYLTEIRVHGTSEPRCNPPDDIINPLNLVLPMEKRKGRGLEEEMRGRGLEEEAEEKRGRGQEEEKKKSDKSPPILHLHQQKRKSYTLDCVHGAKCVTFVCPLINMKNSATLSVRARIWNSTMIEDYSDARSVLVRGRATLKLRTNKHTINIGSQSTEIEVHIYPDLGQQVDSSAPLLIIGVSMVAGVLLLALICLVLWKCGFFRRASTRELYEAKSQTAHVKRLESEHERLSKEL; from the exons ATGAATCCCGTCGACGTCTTTGATTCTAAACAAAGTTTCTTCCCGAACATGAAGCTCAGGAACATTTATAtcg gatACTCGGTTGCTCAGGCTCGTTGTCTTCTCTCTGAAGATGATGTTACCATAGTAACAG GAGCTCCTAAGGACAGTAAAGACGACGCTCGTGGCTCAGTGCTGTTGGTGGTGAAACAGAACAATGAACTGGTCGTTCAGCAGACGCTCCGCGGTGAACAGACGGGCTCTTACTTTGGTAACGCCGTGGCAACAACCGACCTCAACAACGACGG GTGGAATGACCTGCTGGTGGGCGCTCCTTTTTACTTCCATCGCGAGCAGGAGGCGGGCGGGGCAGTTTATGTCTACATGAACTCAGGAGGAGGGTTTGACTCTGGACCCAGTGTGGTGCTGAGAGGACCGGCCCAATCTGCGTTCGGTATGACTGTCGCTGCTGCAGGAGACTTGAACCAAGATGGCTTCCAGG ATTTTGCCGTTGGAGCTCCGTTctctgaaacaggaagtgtgatgATCTGGACCGGGAGTAGTGAGGGGGTTTCTACAGAACCGAgccag GTGATCAGGGGAAGCAGTGTCGCGCCTCGGTTCAGGACGTTCGggttctctctgtctgcaggtgtAGATGTTGATGGGAACAAATATCCAGACCTGGTGGTTGGTTCTCTGGACGACACTGTCGCTCTGCTCAG AACTCGTCCCGTCATCCACCTCAATAAAACGCTCAGAATTTCTCCGGACATCGTCGACCCCGACATCTGCGACTTCTG cattgAGGTTGAGGTGTGTTTCTCCTACATCTTCAGCACTGGAGAGAAGAATGACAGAGACAACATCA CCGTCCACTTCGCTGTGGCTGCTGATGTCACCAGCCTGAAGCCTCGCCTCCGTTTCCACGAGAACAGGCAGAGCACGTACTCTGGTTACCTGACAATGCCGAAGACGCGATGTGATTCCCTGAGAGTCGGGCTGCTG AGTCCGATTCGAGACAAACTACAACCTCTGGTCTTCTCACTGAACGTATCTTTGTACGAGAAGCCTCCCAAGAAAAGAAGTGTCTTTCAGGATCTGAAGCTCCTCCCAGTGCTGAGCCACACCCCACAACCCATCCGAACCCAG ATACATATCCAGAAGGCCTGTGGTTCTGATAACCGTTGCCATAGTAACTTGCAGATGACGGCCCAGTTCACAGACGAGAACCAGAAACCCCTCAGCAT gaagaagaacaaacaaGTGTTGAACTACAACTCCGGCATTAACAGATTGTTTTTGGAGGTTAATGTCAGCAACACACCGTCACAGGGCCGACAAGCAGAGGACGCTCACAACGCCATTTTGAACATCAGCATCCCACCATCACTCATATACTCCGGAATTCGAACAAAGGCAGTGAAG GCTGACGTCACAGCAGCGGAATGTTCTGTCCATCACACGGTTCTTCAGTGTGAGCTGGGGAACCCGTTCAAGAGCAACCACAAG GTTCAGTTGTTCATCATATTTCAAACGTCTGACATCAGTTTGGAAACAAGAGAAATTCAGactctcctgcagctgtcaac TCTCAGTGAACAAcatctgtctcctgtctctgtctccatgttGGTGGAATATTCGCTGCAGACGTCCCTCACACT AATCAGTTCACCAGGCCCCGCCTCCTTCAGTGGTCATGTGATCGGTGAATCGGCCACAAAGAAGACAGAGGACGTCGGCAGTTTGCTGCTCTTCACCTTCCAG GTGCACGTCAACGGGAAGCCACTGGGTCACCAAGGCAACCTGGAGGTGGAGTTTAATTGGCCGAGTGTGCTGTCCAATGGGAAGTGGCTGTTGTACCTCACAGAGATCCGAGTGCACGGCACATCAGAGCCTCGCTGCAATCCGCccgatgacatcatcaaccCTCTCAACCTTGtg ctgccaatggagaagaggaaggggaggggtctggaggaggagatgagggggCGGGGTCtggaggaagaggcggaggagaagagggggaggggtcaggaggaagagaagaaaaagagtgaTAAATCTCCACCCATCCTCCACCTGCATCAACAGAAGAGAAAGTCATACACACTG GACTGTGTTCATGGAGCCAAATGTGTGACGTTTGTTTGTCCGTTAATCAACATGAAAAACTCAGCAACCCTGAGCGTGAGAGCCAGAATCTGGAACTCAACCATGATCGAG gattACAGCGATGCCAGGAGTGTGTTGGTTCGAGGCCGGGCGACCCTGAAGCTGCGGACTAACAAACACACCATCAACATAGGGTCTCAAAGCACTGAG attGAGGTCCACATTTACCCAGACCTGGGGCAACAGGTGGACTCCAGCGCCCCCTTGTTGATCATTGGGGTGTCCATGGTGGCTGGAGTATTACTGCTGGCTCTGATCTGCCTGGTGCTCTGGAAG TGTGGGTTCTTCAGGAGAGCCAGCACCAGAGAGCTGTACGAGGCAAAGTCGCAGACGGCTCACGTGAAGAGGCTGGAGTCTGAGCACGAGAGGCTGAGCAAGGAGCTCTGA
- the rdm1 gene encoding RAD52 motif-containing protein 1 — protein MDVEIVEFVVPVENNKTLFVWNIQSLLTEAQIYDRLFGVFSSFGPLYLLRVRPNAPLQPSGFSAIVKFFSASHSSKAQRQTDGRLLFQDVPLKVRLSSKHTPHFLSDSSRPLSHARCLELANHCLGFNGWTYDIITLKELSDEGEEDGGGGEEGGVRRLRFGCLLQLNFPRHRQTTRGAAVVNDSFTCTGPDVLLHKRCKLQKLVRDKALVQAFNTVLLILLDNGKVMVEVKQTSDQILPENIEGVVHVNEFDLDEDEEWDLTVS, from the exons ATGGACGTTGAGATCGTGGAGTTCGTGGTTCCTGTGGAGAACAATAAGACTCTGTttgtctggaacattcagtcACTTCTCACTGAGGCTCAGATCTAT gacAGATTGTTTGGTGTCTTCTCGTCTTTTGGTCCTCTCTACCTGTTGAGGGTGCGTCCTAACGCTCCCCTCCAACCCTCCGGTTTCTCTGCCATCGTCAAGTTTTTCTCGGCTTCTCATTCGTCGAAGGCTCAACGACAGACTGATGGACGCTTGCTGTTCCAGGATGTCCCACTCAAG gtgaggtTGAGCTCCAAACACAcccctcacttcctgtctgacagcagcagaccTTTGAGCCACGCCCGCTGCCTGGAACTGGCCAATCACTGCCTGGGATTCAATGGCTGGACCTATGATATCATCACA TTGAAGGAGCTGAGcgatgaaggagaggaggatggaggaggtggtgaggaGGGTGGAGTGAGGAGGCTGAGGTTTGgctgcctgctgcagctcaacttCCCCCGTCACAGACAGACAACCAGAGGAGCAGCCGTGGTCAACGACAGCTTCACCTGCACAG GCCCAGATGTTTTGCTACACAAACGTTGTAAACTCCAGAAGTTGGTCAGAGACAAAGCTCTGGTTCAGGCCTTCAACACAGTCCTGCTCATTCTACTGG acaATGGTAAAgtgatggtggaggtgaaaCAGACGTCTGATCAGATTTTACCTGAGAACATCGAAGGAGTCGTTCAT gtgaATGAGTTTGATCTCGATGAAGATGAAGAATGGGATCTGACTGTATCTTAG
- the ifnphi1 gene encoding interferon phi 1: protein MISWTIFLCALTPALCCDWLRHYNHYSKVTLTLLQHMGGQLTEDESPVSFPFTLYTEVRHQQVDSQLIFIRDSLSRISDLYRHDNRSSITWDTDMTHHFLVNLHRLKEELNTCVLTKKHLNRPLRRYYRRLLRRTVYRTGGTTASWELIRKETELHLHQLQLLVASIINSAANRRRSTLGQ from the exons atgaTCAGCTGGACCATCTTCCTCTGTGCCTTGactcctgctctctgctgtgattggctcagaCACTACAATCACTATAGCAAGGTCACTCTGACACTCCTTCAACACATG GGAGGTCAGCTGACTGAAGACGAGAGTCCAGTTTCCTTTCCATTCACACTTTACACAGAAGTACGCCACCAACAG gtAGATTCTCAGTTGATTTTCATCAGAGACAGTTTGTCAAGGATCTCTGACCTCTATCGCCATGACAACCGCTCCTCCATTACCTGGGATACGGACATGACTCATCACTTCCTGGTCAACCTCCACCGACTGAAAGAAGAACTGAACACATGT gtgTTGACTAAGAAACACTTAAACAGACCACTGAGGAGATACTACAGGAGGCTACTCAGAAGAACTGTGTACCGCACT GGTGGTACTACTGCATCATGGGAACTCATCAGGAAAGAAACAGAACTTCATCTTCACCAGTTGCAGCTTCTCGTCGCGTCCATCATAAATTCTGCTGCCAACAGGAGGCGCTCTACACTTGGACAATAA